Proteins from a genomic interval of Callospermophilus lateralis isolate mCalLat2 chromosome 1, mCalLat2.hap1, whole genome shotgun sequence:
- the LOC143398862 gene encoding disintegrin and metalloproteinase domain-containing protein 1b-like, translated as MSVLTLMRDFDSSPSSPRKSHVVLHEARRVLQIWAPQMKHLRLGPVPGLLCVRLVTMLLLGIIFLPSICCDMESIYYSSYEIVIPKSLTVEGHEDPLGKASYMLFMQGQKQVIRLKVKRDYSVSNFPIYSYHNGILGQETPSISQDCHYEGYIEGVPGSFVSVNTCLGLRGILIKEDTSYGIKPMLSSKQFEHVLYTMAHQARVSCGVTSQDRPVSISQQQGSRNPLQLQALSYLWSRTKYVEMFVVVNNQRFQMWGSNINETVQRVVDIIALANVFTRGINTEVVLVGMEIWTEGDLIEVPVDLQVTLRNFNSWRQEKLSHRVRHDVAHMIVGHHPGENMGQAFLNGACSGSFAAAVESFHHEDILLFAALMVHELGHNLGIRHDHAACICKDKHFCLMHENITRESGFSNCSSDDFYHFLHEHKGACLFNKPRHRSRKRETASCGNGVIEEAEQCDCGDQCETNECCTDECKLKEGAECSNEACCSGCKFQTAGRTCRSVIGACDLPEYCNGSSALCPGDRYKQDGTLCRQTYLCISGICMDPSVQCSDIFGSDSVSAPADCYKSMNSRGDRFGNCGRPTDENNNYVKCSEENMYCGKLICTGVSTLPEIKEDYTLIQVPNGDDWCWSMNAYKGTDTVDDGDVRNNTYCAEKKDCQGTVCTDATESTFECKPEENCNSKGVCNDLGNCHCDFGFEPPDCVKEGGNGGSVDSGPVGGGGGGGGGGGGGQNQTGSRADEGGLDVTLLAFIILILIILVIILVCCFLMSKSSKAKPAPPPPAAEPAPAAEAPPEEAPPPEGEAPPEGEAPPEGEAPPEGEAPPEGEAPPEGGEEPPPEPPPE; from the exons ATGTCAGTGTTGACCTTGATGAGAGACTTTGACTCTTCCCCATCGTCTCCACGGAAATCCCACGTGGTTTTGCATGAGGCTAGAAGAGTGCTTCAGATTTGGGCTCCCCAGATGAAGCATCTGAGGCTAGGGCCAGTGCCAGGACTTTTGTGTGTCAGGTTGGTGACCATGTTGCTGCTAGGGATAATTTTTCTCCCAAGCATATGCTGTGACATGGAATCCATATATTACTCTTCTTATGAAATAGTCATCCCCAAGAGTCTGACAGTGGAGGGGCATGAAGACCCACTGGGAAAGGCATCGTACATGCTGTTTATGCAGGGCCAAAAGCAAGTGATTCGCCTCAAAGTGAAAAGAGACTATTCTGTAAGTAACTTCCCCATCTACAGTTACCACAATGGCATCCTGGGGCAAGAAACGCCTTCCATCTCACAGGACTGCCACTATGAGGGCTACATAGAAGGAGTGCCAGGGTCTTTTGTTTCTGTCAACACCTGTTTGGGCCTCAGGGGCATCCTGATTAAGGAGGACACATCCTACGGCATCAAGCCCATGCTCTCTTCCAAACAGTTTGAGCATGTGTTATACACCATGGCACATCAAGCTCGAGTCTCCTGTGGTGTCACTTCCCAAGACAGACCAGTGTCCATCAGCCAGCAACAAGGGAGCAGGAATCCTCTTCAACTACAGGCACTGTCCTACCTGTGGTCACGCACCAAGTACGTGGAGATGTTTGTCGTTGTCAACAACCAGCGGTTCCAGATGTGGGGCAGTAACATCAATGAGACAGTCCAGAGAGTAGTGGACAtcattgctctggccaatgtcttCACCAGGGGAATAAACACAGAGGTGGTGCTGGTTGGAATGGAGATCTGGACCGAGGGGGACCTCATAGAGGTCCCAGTGGACCTGCAAGTTACACTCAGGAATTTCAACAGCTGGAGACAAGAGAAGCTCTCGCACCGTGTGAGGCACGATGTTGCCCACATGATCGTTGGGCATCATCCTGGAGAGAACATGGGCCAGGCATTTCTCAATGGTGCCTGTTCAGGTAGTTTTGCAGCGGCTGTTGAATCCTTCCATCACGAAGACATCCTCCTGTTTGCAGCGCTCATGGTCCACGAGCTCGGGCACAACCTGGGTATTCGGCACGACCATGCGGCCTGCATTTGTAAAGATAAGCACTTTTGCCTCATGCATGAAAACATCACCAGAGAAAGTGGCTTCAGCAACTGTAGCTCTGACGACTTCTACCATTTCCTTCATGAACACAAAGGGGCCTGCCTCTTTAACAAGCCACGGCACAGAAGCCGCAAGAGGGAGACTGCTAGTTGTGGTAATGGTGTGATCGAAGAGGCGGAGCAGTGTGACTGTGGTGACCAATGTGAAACGAACGAGTGCTGTACCGACGAATGCAAACTGAAGGAAGGGGCTGAGTGTAGTAATGAAGCCTGTTGTAGTGGATGTAAATTCCAAACTGCTGGACGCACTTGCCGTTCTGTAATAGGAGCATGTGACCTCCCAGAATACTGTAATGGTAGTTCTGCACTGTGCCCTGGAGACAGGTATAAGCAAGATGGTACATTATGTCGCCAAACGTACCTTTGCATTAGTGGTATATGCATGGACCCTAGTGTTCAGTGCTCAGATATTTTTGGGTCTGACTCAGTGTCGGCCCCAGCTGACTGTTACAAATCAATGAATAGCAGAGGGGACCGGTTTGGAAACTGTGGCCGACCTACTGATGAGAATAACAACTATGTTAAGTGTTCAGAAGAAAATATGTATTGTGGCAAACTTATCTGTACTGGTGTTAGTACTTTaccagaaattaaagaagactatACATTGATCCAGGTGCCTAATGGAGATGACTGGTGCTGGAGCATGAATGCCTACAAGGGGACGGATACTGTTGATGATGGGGATGTGCGAAATAACACTTACTGTGCTGAAAAGAAAGACTGCCAAGGAACTGTTTGTACAGATGCCACTGAGTCCACATTTGAATGTAAGCCAGAAGAAAATTGTAATTCAAAAGGAGTCTGCAATGATTTAGGGAACTGTCATTGTGATTTTGGCTTTGAACCCCCTGACTGTGTAAAGGAAGGGGGAAATGGGGGAAGTGTGGACAGTGGCCCTGTTG gtggtggtggtggtggtggtggtggtggtggtggtggtcagAATCAAACCGGTAGCCGAGCGGATGAAGGAGGTCTAGATGTGACACTATTAGCctttattatattaattttaataattctaGTGATTATATTGGTTTGCTGCTTCTTAATGTCTAAAAGCTCAAAAGCAAAACCTGCACCCCCACCACCTGCAGCAGAACCTGCACCAGCTGCAGAAGCACCTCCTGAAGAAGCGCCCCCACCAGAAGGAGAGGCCCCACCAGAAGGAGAGGCCCCACCAGAAGGAGAGGCCCCACCAGAAGGAGAGGCCCCACCAGAAGGAGAGGCCCCACCAGAAGGAGGGGAAGAACCACCACCAGAACCACCACCAGAGTAG